The nucleotide sequence GAAATGATATATTGCTCACAGAGCATAAAAACCTGTTGGTAATGCTCTGTAGTTTTTATCGGCGTTGCAACAGGATGTTGCGATTGTAGCCGATGTTCTTGTGTTGCCGTTTATCGCGGCGACAAAAACTATATTAACACAGATGTGCTTTCGATTGCAATACTAAATTTAAAAAATAAAGTTTCCAAAGACTCCAAGGTGTGGAGTCTAGAGCAAGAGTAAGCGTAAAGTGATTAATAAGAGTAGTCCTGGAAGGCGAAGCAAAGTAAGCAATAAAACAGTAATAATGTTGATACCGATAGAAAAGTTAAAAGTGTCTCCTATAGCATTGACCAAAAATAATGTAAGTATAGAGAAAGTGAGATAATTTAGGTATCGACTCATTTGTCTCCAATCAATACTCGAAATAGTACTCACCCTCCCACTGAAAACTTGATTTAGAAATATACATGATATGCAGCATCACTCAGGAAATTCTTTTCCCATGCTGAGAATTTAATCGTTTGAAGTAGCGAATTATTTCGCAATACTCTTCTTCTGCAACTTGGTAACGCTCCCATAGTTCATCGTTCTCAGGTCCTTCTTGCTCAATCTGATACAGCAAGGTTTTCCATTCGTTTTGGAGTAATTGATATTGAAAAAGAATCCTTCGTTCAAATAGCTGCTGACGCCTTTTTTCTGTCCACGGTAACCATCGCATCATCCAAGCCATCCCCTCATCCCATGATTGTCTTTTTATATCGTATGCGGTTGATACGCCTTTATGTTTACACTTTTCGGATATTGAGATAGAAAAATCCTTAAGTAAATAGAATGCTGGAAAGCACATTACTTTGGTGCTCACAAGAAATATACAAGGCACCTTCTGAACCACATCCAATATAATAATCTAAAAATATTTATTGTGTGGTGAGAAAATTGTATGAATCCTCGAAAGGTATGTTATTCCATACGGTTCAACCCTATGACTCTACATGGTTACTAGCTAGCAGGTACCATACTACAGTTAAAGCGATCAGTACACTTAATCCAGGAATCGATCTTAATCATCTTCGTATGCTGTGGGAGCAACATATTGCTTGGACTAGGATGACCATCATAAGTATTATCGCTGGATTACCAGATGTAGATTTTGTGACTAAACGACTCCTTAGAAATCCACTAGATTTTAAAAAAGCACTAAAGCCTTACTATGATGAAAAAAAATGCTCCACAGACACCTTGACTTGACCAAATCTGAAGCAGTTAAAATACTTAAAAAGAATTATGAGGCTGATATCGCTACCTACGATGAAATTGAGAAGCAAGCTCTAGAAATGGCTGATGTATTAGCAGAAGGTATCGTCAGCCAATTTCCAAACAAGTTTTCATGATAACAGCGATGAAAATAAGAAAGAACTCTACCGTATGTAGAGTTCTTTTCTGTGTTGTTATAGTTCTCTTCGGCCTTCCAATGCTTTGCTTAATGTTACCTCATCCGCATATTCTAGGTCCCCACCTACTGGTAACCCATGAGCAATCCGTGTAACGCTAAGTGAGAATGGCTTAACCAACCGATGAATATACATGGCGGTAGCTTCTCCTTCAATTGTGGGGTTCGTCGCCATAATTAACTCCTTGACCTCAGGCGCCTCTAGACGTTTTAGTAATTCAGGAATACGGATATCCTCGGGGCCAAGTCCATCCATTGGTGATATTGCACCATGCAAGACATGATATAAGCCATGGTATTCCCTTGTTTTTTCCATTGCCACCACGTCTTTCGGATCCTGAACTACACAAATTGTAGTTTGATCACGTTTTGGGTCACTGCAGATATGGCATGGATCTACATCTGTAATATTGCAGCATATGGAACAGTAATGAAGATTACGTTTTACATTGACTAATGATTTCGCGATCTCTAAAACATCGTCTTCTCTCATATTTAGAACAAAAAAGGCTAATCTAGTGGCTGTTTTAGGCCCAATGCCAGGCAATTTCATAAAACCATCAATTAGATTTGATATATCCTTGGGATAGAACATGGATTAAAACAGTCCTGGAATATTAAAGTTTCCGGCATATTTTCCGAGATCATTTTGTGCTAATTCATCTGCCTGTTTCATTGCCTCATTGAATGCAGCCAAGATTAAATCCTGTAGCATCTCAACATCCTCTGGATCCACTGCTTCGGGAGCAATTTCTATAGATTGGATCTCCTTATGGCCATTCATAACAATCTTAACCATTCCGCCACCAGCTGAGGCCTCAACCGTCTTATTCTTTAACTCCTCTTGCGCCTTTTCCATCTGTGCTTGCATTTTTTTTACTTGCTTTAACATCTGATTCATATTTTTCATTTGAAATTCCTCCTAAGGTTTTGTCTGTATAACATCATTTCCAACCATTTTAATGATTTGCTGAAGCAATGGTGATGACGATGCCTCCTGCTTAGCCTCTTTAGTATGGATAGCTTCGTCAGTTGAACTAGGTACATGGTTCTCTTTCGCACGATCCCATTCTTCCTTCATCACGGTGCGAATCTGATAGGGTATACCAAGTACTTCATTGATGGTTTCCTCTATCAAATCCTTATGCTTAGTTTCTGTTGTCACCCGATGAATTTCATTCTTAAAGGCTAACAGGATCTCTTGATCAGTAAGTGCTACGATCTCGCTATTCATTAACCATGCATGCGCTTGAACACGTCTTTCCTTAATGGCAAGCAGGACACGATCCCATTGCTGAATCATCTCTTCGGTTTGTTCTGGCTGATAACGTTGTAGGAAATGTTGAATCAATGATATTGATCGTAAATCTCCACCTGCTGTATGTTGGTGTACCTTAGTTGCTTGCTTCTTTGCTTCACGTACCACAGAAAGTGTACGTTCTTTTGGATTGACTACTTGTTGAGTCATCTGATCAATTCTTTTTTCCAATGCCTCCAGTCGACTAGTCAATTCGGCAATTGCTGACGTTG is from Rubeoparvulum massiliense and encodes:
- a CDS encoding pro-sigmaK processing inhibitor BofA family protein, which translates into the protein MSRYLNYLTFSILTLFLVNAIGDTFNFSIGINIITVLLLTLLRLPGLLLLITLRLLLL
- the recR gene encoding recombination mediator RecR, with amino-acid sequence MFYPKDISNLIDGFMKLPGIGPKTATRLAFFVLNMREDDVLEIAKSLVNVKRNLHYCSICCNITDVDPCHICSDPKRDQTTICVVQDPKDVVAMEKTREYHGLYHVLHGAISPMDGLGPEDIRIPELLKRLEAPEVKELIMATNPTIEGEATAMYIHRLVKPFSLSVTRIAHGLPVGGDLEYADEVTLSKALEGRREL
- a CDS encoding YbaB/EbfC family nucleoid-associated protein; this translates as MKNMNQMLKQVKKMQAQMEKAQEELKNKTVEASAGGGMVKIVMNGHKEIQSIEIAPEAVDPEDVEMLQDLILAAFNEAMKQADELAQNDLGKYAGNFNIPGLF